CCACCAGCGACAGCGTCAGCGAGCCCAGCATCAGCAGCAGGCTCATGCCAAACGTGATCTGCCCGCCCGTCTGCCGGTCAAAGAAGATCAGCGTCGTGCTCACCACGCAAAACATCAGGCTCAGCACCCCCAGCGACTGCATGTGCTTGATGATCTGGATGCGCTTCCGCATGTTTTGAATCTGCTTCAGCAGCATCGGCTCCTGCGTGCTCTGCCAGCTCGCATGCAGCCCCCGCACCACATTCGCCAGTCCTAGAAACCGGTTCGTGTAAGCCAGCATCAGCAGCGAGATCGCCGGAAACAGCAGGGAAGGGGTGGAAAGGGGCAGTTCGGGCAGGGTCATGCCCTTCTTTTCATCCCAATTCCTCATTCGTCATTCTGAATTCGTCATTCCTCATGGCAGCCAGCCTTCAACAAGCCCGCCCACGACGTCATCTCGCTCCGCCACCTCGACAGCCTGCGCGCCTTCCACCGGTAGCGTGGCCCTCTGACCCTGTCCAAAATACGTGACGCCGTCCTCTGGCGCTGGTGCCAGGTCCAGCGCAAAGCCCGCCGCCGCGGCACCCTTATACCCGCCCTCGGCTTCGTGTGAATCACCGCCTTGGCAGCCGCCCATCCGCCCGCCGTCGTCGTGATGCCACGCAGCGCCTCTGCCAGCGCGGTGCCTTCATCCGCGCCCGCCTTCGCCACCTGATACCAGCGCTTGTTCAGCCGGTCCGTCATCCGCTCATGCCTGCGCAAAGCCGCGCGGCATTGCTTCAGCACCGCCGCCTTGTCTTGAATCGTCTGCACGGC
Above is a genomic segment from Prosthecobacter sp. containing:
- a CDS encoding DUF2721 domain-containing protein, translating into MTLPELPLSTPSLLFPAISLLMLAYTNRFLGLANVVRGLHASWQSTQEPMLLKQIQNMRKRIQIIKHMQSLGVLSLMFCVVSTTLIFFDRQTGGQITFGMSLLLMLGSLTLSLVEIQMSGTALDLQLRDVKCREE